A single window of Vibrio campbellii CAIM 519 = NBRC 15631 = ATCC 25920 DNA harbors:
- a CDS encoding amino acid permease, translating to MNLKLFGSSLIVAGTALGAGMLAIPMVLAQFGPLWGTLLMLFIWAGTTYAALLLLEASCKVGGGVSMNAIARETLGKGGQLVTNGLLYALLVCLLMAYIIGAGDLVQKVTSSVGLPLSTISSQVGFTVLVGLIVSAGTGVVDKLNRGLFIGMIVALVLTLFSLAPNVSFGGLSEVVNADKMALIKQSSVLFTSFGFMVVIPSLVTYNKEASKNQLRNMIIVGSTIPLVCYLLWLFAVVGNLPPHELIQFSNVSELISVLGQQYTGLEFILSMFTGLALLTSFLGVAMALYDQNADLLKSSKPVVFVATFILPLLGAVFAPEHFLAILSYAGIILVFLAIFVPLSMTMKVRRVPVEDNNVYEAGGGAMGMSMIFLFGCFLLFAQAV from the coding sequence GTGAACCTAAAACTTTTCGGCAGTTCCCTGATCGTTGCAGGCACTGCTCTTGGCGCTGGTATGCTTGCCATACCAATGGTGCTTGCTCAATTCGGCCCCCTGTGGGGCACTCTTCTTATGCTGTTCATCTGGGCGGGTACCACTTATGCTGCACTGCTTTTATTGGAAGCAAGCTGCAAAGTAGGTGGTGGCGTCAGCATGAACGCAATCGCTCGTGAAACTCTCGGTAAAGGCGGTCAGCTTGTTACTAACGGTTTGTTGTACGCACTGCTTGTTTGTCTTCTGATGGCTTATATCATTGGTGCTGGCGACTTGGTACAAAAAGTGACCTCATCAGTTGGCCTACCACTTTCTACCATTTCTAGCCAAGTTGGCTTTACCGTTCTGGTTGGCCTTATCGTATCTGCGGGTACTGGCGTGGTTGATAAACTAAACCGTGGCTTATTCATCGGTATGATTGTTGCACTTGTTCTGACGTTATTCTCTCTTGCGCCAAATGTCTCGTTTGGGGGCCTAAGTGAAGTCGTGAACGCAGACAAAATGGCGCTGATCAAACAAAGCTCAGTTCTGTTCACAAGCTTTGGCTTTATGGTGGTGATCCCTTCTTTGGTAACTTACAACAAAGAAGCGAGTAAGAACCAACTGCGCAATATGATCATCGTCGGCTCGACGATTCCGCTTGTGTGTTACCTACTGTGGTTGTTTGCAGTCGTAGGTAACTTGCCACCACACGAACTTATCCAATTTTCAAACGTGTCTGAGTTGATCTCTGTTCTTGGTCAGCAGTACACAGGTCTTGAGTTCATCCTGTCTATGTTTACCGGTTTAGCACTGCTAACGTCTTTCTTGGGTGTGGCAATGGCGTTGTACGATCAAAACGCGGATCTTCTGAAATCAAGTAAGCCTGTTGTATTTGTGGCAACGTTTATTCTGCCGTTACTTGGCGCGGTGTTTGCTCCAGAACACTTCTTAGCGATTCTTAGCTACGCAGGTATCATCCTTGTGTTCCTAGCGATATTCGTTCCGCTATCGATGACAATGAAAGTACGTCGCGTGCCAGTGGAAGACAACAACGTGTATGAAGCAGGTGGAGGCGCAATGGGCATGAGCATGATCTTCTTATTCGGTTGTTTCTTGCTGTTTGCTCAAGCGGTGTAA
- a CDS encoding YjiH family protein, which translates to MHNNTNAAEAPKGNFWMFFIPSLIGLLLFMAPISYDGGLTIPVAVMAKVIPAVLGDTLIAIVTAIIAFMAVASVLCKIFKPAAILRNGFLNGLFNPSPLWLMVRLIGGAAVLMTFFQVGPKAIWEENTGGLVLTGLLPTLFAVFIFAGLLLPLLLNFGLLELFGALLSKVMRPVFNLPGRSAIDCMASWLGDGSVGILLTSKQYENNFYTQREAAVVGTTFSAVSITFSLVVIAQVQLEHLFLPFYGAICLAGIVAAIIIPRLPPLSLKKDRYIDGSAPKKDADAVPAGHTTFSWGMDLALKRAGQVTSVQSVFKEGVHNAIDMVFGVLPVVMGLGTVALVIAEYTSVFEILGQPFIPYLELLQIPEAAAASQTIVVGFADMFIPAILAASIDNEMTRFVIAAMSVTQLIYMSEVGALLLGSKIPVNIVELFVIFILRTLITLPVIAGVAHLIF; encoded by the coding sequence ATGCATAACAACACTAATGCTGCTGAAGCGCCTAAGGGCAACTTTTGGATGTTCTTCATCCCATCCCTGATTGGTCTTCTACTCTTCATGGCACCTATTTCTTACGATGGTGGCCTGACCATTCCTGTTGCGGTTATGGCAAAAGTCATTCCTGCAGTTCTTGGCGATACTTTAATTGCTATCGTTACCGCTATTATTGCTTTCATGGCCGTTGCTTCTGTTCTTTGCAAAATTTTTAAGCCAGCGGCAATTCTGCGTAACGGTTTCCTGAACGGCCTATTTAATCCATCACCATTGTGGCTTATGGTTCGCTTAATCGGTGGTGCTGCAGTACTGATGACTTTCTTCCAAGTTGGACCAAAAGCCATTTGGGAAGAGAACACTGGTGGCCTAGTGCTTACTGGTCTTCTACCAACGCTGTTTGCGGTATTCATTTTTGCTGGTCTATTGCTGCCGCTACTGCTTAACTTCGGTCTACTAGAATTGTTTGGTGCGCTGCTAAGTAAGGTGATGCGCCCGGTATTTAACCTACCAGGTCGTAGTGCGATCGACTGTATGGCTTCTTGGTTAGGTGATGGCAGCGTGGGTATTCTGCTTACCAGCAAGCAGTACGAAAATAACTTCTACACTCAACGTGAAGCGGCTGTCGTCGGTACAACTTTCTCTGCTGTATCTATTACCTTTAGCTTAGTTGTCATCGCACAAGTTCAATTAGAACACCTATTCCTACCTTTCTACGGCGCTATCTGTCTAGCGGGTATTGTTGCGGCGATTATTATTCCTCGCTTACCACCGCTAAGCCTGAAGAAAGACCGCTACATCGATGGCAGCGCACCTAAAAAAGATGCAGATGCAGTACCTGCTGGTCACACGACTTTCTCATGGGGTATGGACCTTGCTCTAAAACGCGCAGGCCAAGTAACTTCTGTACAGTCAGTATTTAAAGAAGGCGTACATAACGCTATCGACATGGTGTTTGGTGTACTACCTGTCGTTATGGGCTTGGGTACAGTGGCACTAGTGATTGCAGAATACACTTCAGTATTCGAAATCCTAGGTCAACCATTTATCCCTTACCTAGAATTGCTACAAATCCCTGAAGCTGCTGCAGCGTCTCAAACTATCGTTGTGGGCTTTGCTGATATGTTCATCCCAGCAATCCTAGCGGCTTCTATCGATAACGAAATGACTCGCTTTGTGATTGCGGCAATGTCTGTAACACAGCTAATTTACATGTCAGAAGTGGGCGCACTGCTTCTTGGTAGTAAGATTCCAGTTAACATCGTAGAGCTGTTCGTTATCTTCATTCTACGTACGCTGATTACACTTCCAGTTATTGCTGGTGTAGCTCATTTGATTTTCTAA
- a CDS encoding TonB-dependent receptor, whose protein sequence is MKTEKGSFKLSTVALALAAVSTVFTAQAQDHEIDEKMVVVSSHLPKAISDIPGTVWYVDAEQIEQEYRGGKNLDEILAAAIPSLDVASGGRTHSGQNLRGRSIMVMIDGVSLQSVRSISRQLDSIDPFNIERIEVLSGATSIYGAGAAGGVINIITKKGTEGELEFESFVGGTSGFTSGEDFDYKLAQSVAGGNEKVQGRTSVAYTKTQGYFDANGDIVTPDITQGSTQFNETIDLLGNLQINLAEGQRLNLLAQYYDSQQDSPYGLYFEKDSNGEYQFVDVREGYSADRQQGTERVMLSAAYSNDDFLAHQLIAELSYRTEDHTFSPYTSAGSDTLKTSSSSQSTDILALKLALNKSFGKAAVTYGIDGYLDKFDSDNAIYDQSITEESGGLVHVIDEMAGRYPGVDTDALATFLQAEYAISDNWSVQAGVRYQYINTKISDFQKDANSDFVPGGSTDYNETLFNLGTIYKLTPNSQVWANFSQGFDIPNAAKYYGKDADSNVSDSKLEGITTDSYEIGYRNAMNDFSFQSAAYYSYTDATVEYSDEFTISGLSAPKRVYGLEAQATYWATDNLQLGASGHYVITEEKGDNGWEDFKAMEASTSKAIAWAGWYDVDYSVKLQSQTMFDYEDADQRKLDGYTVFDLVGSYQLPLGSLGFGIENLLNEDYLTIWSQRAEHWYGNSAMYEYKGRGRTYTLNYQVEF, encoded by the coding sequence ATGAAGACCGAAAAAGGAAGTTTCAAACTTTCCACTGTAGCTCTAGCGCTAGCCGCAGTAAGCACAGTGTTCACAGCTCAAGCTCAAGACCACGAAATTGACGAAAAAATGGTGGTTGTTTCAAGTCACTTGCCAAAAGCGATCAGCGATATCCCAGGTACAGTTTGGTATGTCGATGCAGAGCAAATAGAACAAGAGTATCGTGGTGGTAAAAATCTTGATGAGATTTTAGCTGCTGCTATCCCTTCTTTAGACGTAGCAAGTGGTGGTCGAACTCATTCAGGCCAGAACCTTCGCGGCAGAAGTATCATGGTCATGATTGATGGAGTCTCTCTGCAATCAGTACGTTCAATTAGTCGCCAACTTGATTCTATCGACCCATTCAACATTGAACGCATTGAAGTGCTATCGGGTGCAACATCCATTTACGGTGCAGGTGCAGCAGGCGGTGTTATTAACATCATCACTAAGAAAGGTACTGAAGGCGAACTGGAATTTGAAAGTTTCGTTGGTGGTACCTCCGGTTTCACTTCAGGCGAAGATTTCGACTATAAACTCGCGCAGTCAGTTGCCGGCGGTAACGAAAAAGTTCAAGGTAGAACATCTGTTGCTTATACAAAAACTCAAGGTTACTTCGATGCGAATGGCGATATCGTCACACCAGACATTACGCAAGGCTCGACACAATTCAACGAGACCATAGATCTTTTAGGTAACTTGCAAATCAACCTAGCGGAAGGACAACGTCTCAACCTACTTGCTCAATACTATGATAGCCAGCAAGATTCTCCGTACGGTTTGTACTTTGAAAAAGACAGCAATGGTGAGTACCAATTCGTCGACGTACGCGAAGGTTACTCTGCAGACAGACAGCAAGGTACTGAGCGTGTGATGTTGAGCGCGGCCTACAGCAATGATGATTTTCTTGCTCATCAACTTATCGCCGAGCTATCTTACCGTACTGAAGATCATACTTTCTCACCTTATACATCAGCAGGTAGCGACACTTTAAAAACAAGTTCATCTAGCCAATCAACTGATATTCTGGCTCTAAAATTAGCGTTGAATAAGTCTTTTGGTAAGGCAGCGGTCACTTACGGTATTGATGGCTACCTAGATAAGTTTGATAGCGACAATGCAATTTACGACCAGTCCATCACTGAAGAAAGCGGTGGCTTAGTTCATGTTATTGATGAGATGGCTGGCCGCTACCCAGGTGTTGATACAGATGCTTTAGCGACATTCTTACAAGCGGAGTACGCTATCTCTGACAATTGGTCGGTACAAGCGGGGGTTCGTTACCAATACATCAATACCAAAATCTCAGACTTCCAAAAAGATGCAAATTCAGACTTTGTACCGGGTGGAAGCACCGATTACAACGAAACCTTGTTCAACCTAGGCACCATTTATAAGCTGACACCAAACTCTCAAGTTTGGGCGAACTTCTCTCAAGGCTTTGATATCCCAAATGCGGCGAAATACTACGGTAAAGATGCTGACAGCAACGTATCAGATTCTAAACTAGAAGGTATTACTACTGACAGTTACGAGATTGGTTACCGTAATGCAATGAATGATTTTTCATTCCAGTCGGCGGCTTACTACTCTTACACCGACGCAACGGTTGAATATTCAGATGAGTTTACAATTTCTGGACTGTCCGCTCCTAAACGCGTTTATGGCCTTGAAGCTCAGGCAACATATTGGGCAACGGATAACCTTCAATTAGGTGCATCAGGACATTATGTGATCACTGAAGAGAAAGGTGACAATGGCTGGGAAGACTTTAAAGCTATGGAAGCCAGTACTTCAAAAGCAATTGCATGGGCAGGTTGGTATGATGTCGATTACAGTGTGAAGCTGCAAAGCCAAACCATGTTTGATTATGAAGATGCAGACCAACGCAAATTGGATGGCTACACAGTGTTTGACCTTGTGGGTAGTTACCAGTTGCCTTTGGGTAGTTTGGGTTTTGGTATCGAAAACCTACTCAACGAAGACTACCTGACGATCTGGAGTCAGCGTGCAGAACACTGGTACGGAAACTCAGCAATGTATGAATACAAAGGCCGCGGCCGTACTTACACTTTAAATTACCAAGTTGAGTTCTAG
- a CDS encoding GntR family transcriptional regulator has protein sequence MDTSSITKLQRDLLFKIVTQLKAENAKAGSSLIESSLAQQFEVSRTPMRAVLNHLSEQGATKSVPYKGFVLQVDAIDIELAAQDNQVQESQEKLYLRVLMDLFFGDLGDSFSENELQQRYDASRGEVQSVLRLLESDAIFRRSPGYKWQVDGVLNTLERHTESYRCRLIFEPAGLLEPTWQLKHAELEACRESHIQAIKKPESVSASQLFTLSATFHEVLASSSGNRFLLGMMQQQNRMRKATDLVSMHIQSSVIRSCQRRLDIMNLVFEGDNQGASEKLAQLLDNDIRVMNRTYQQVMNISQEQREQLVASISE, from the coding sequence ATGGACACATCATCAATCACAAAATTACAAAGGGACTTATTGTTCAAAATTGTTACTCAACTCAAGGCCGAAAATGCAAAGGCTGGGAGCAGTTTGATTGAGTCTTCTTTGGCACAGCAATTCGAAGTATCTAGAACACCAATGCGTGCCGTCCTCAATCACTTGTCGGAACAGGGGGCCACCAAGTCTGTCCCTTACAAAGGATTTGTTCTTCAGGTTGATGCCATCGATATCGAGTTAGCCGCTCAAGACAACCAAGTACAAGAAAGCCAAGAGAAACTCTACCTAAGGGTACTCATGGACCTATTCTTCGGTGATTTGGGCGATTCGTTTTCAGAAAATGAGCTGCAACAACGCTATGATGCCAGTCGCGGTGAAGTTCAAAGCGTGCTGCGATTACTCGAAAGCGACGCTATTTTCCGACGCAGCCCAGGATACAAATGGCAAGTGGACGGTGTGCTCAATACCCTTGAAAGACACACAGAAAGCTACCGATGTCGTCTAATTTTTGAACCTGCGGGGCTCCTAGAACCCACATGGCAATTGAAACACGCTGAACTGGAAGCTTGCCGAGAAAGTCATATCCAAGCGATCAAAAAACCAGAATCGGTATCTGCCAGTCAACTGTTTACCCTCAGCGCCACTTTTCACGAGGTCCTTGCATCTAGCTCCGGGAATCGATTCCTATTAGGTATGATGCAACAACAAAATCGAATGCGTAAAGCGACCGATTTGGTCTCTATGCATATCCAATCTTCTGTGATTCGATCATGCCAACGTCGTTTGGATATCATGAACTTGGTTTTCGAAGGGGATAATCAAGGCGCATCAGAGAAGCTCGCGCAACTACTCGATAATGACATTCGCGTTATGAATCGTACCTATCAGCAGGTTATGAACATATCCCAAGAACAACGAGAGCAACTGGTCGCCAGCATTTCAGAATAA
- a CDS encoding YoaK family protein: MISRLPRWVEYGAFLLALLAGCVNAVGLLGFQHQAITHLSGTVTQLGNSLLTGVDSTIHLLFIAFSFLIGSAFSGFFIESSALKLGRRYGVALCIEGSLLLLSLGFLVQGNVYGQYLASAACGLQNSMITTFSGAVVRTTHMTGIITDLGIMIGESLRGRQFDRRKAKLFIFIFFGFLLGGTVGAGLFNVFELYALAFPALLAFVIAIAYWGYLYLQSRHQPV; encoded by the coding sequence GTGATTTCCAGACTTCCTCGTTGGGTGGAATATGGCGCCTTTCTGCTTGCTCTCCTAGCAGGCTGCGTCAATGCCGTAGGTCTTCTCGGCTTTCAACATCAAGCGATAACGCATCTTTCCGGAACCGTAACTCAGCTAGGGAATAGCTTACTAACAGGTGTGGACTCAACCATCCACCTGCTTTTTATTGCATTCAGCTTTTTGATTGGCTCTGCGTTTAGCGGATTCTTTATCGAAAGTAGCGCTCTAAAGCTCGGCCGCCGCTATGGTGTGGCACTATGTATCGAAGGTAGCTTACTACTTTTGAGCTTGGGCTTTTTAGTACAAGGTAACGTGTATGGTCAGTACCTTGCCTCTGCAGCTTGTGGTTTGCAGAATTCGATGATCACCACCTTCAGCGGTGCCGTTGTAAGGACGACACACATGACCGGCATCATTACCGACCTAGGTATCATGATTGGAGAAAGCTTACGTGGACGTCAATTCGACCGACGTAAAGCTAAACTGTTTATCTTCATTTTCTTTGGCTTCTTACTCGGTGGTACGGTTGGTGCTGGTTTGTTTAACGTTTTTGAACTGTATGCGTTAGCCTTCCCTGCGCTTCTCGCTTTCGTTATCGCTATCGCATACTGGGGCTACCTCTACCTACAGAGCCGCCATCAACCAGTCTAG
- a CDS encoding methyl-accepting chemotaxis protein: MKFRHKVVTASSILLLVTVALLSTQQVMTIHSQIEENIDTSVSEILSSVGDTVESELNAKKELAQSMTEILEINPSDHDYVKDVLEKPMPKSSFLAIGYAYDSNGFVIENDDGWEAGPDYDPRVRPWFVSAKAENKLVVTAPYVDASSKKVIISIGTPVREAGQFLAAMFYDMELTTLSDLVNQVNLFDAGYLFLVTADGTTIAHPEAKYNGEKLSSYLPQVELAPGAQHIEMNGDKFMVSLTHIPSENWYVGAIVDESIAYAAVGKLRNSAIIYSLIAVIASIIALTILIRTLMRPLDELNTAIQAVASGKGDLTQRLDTNTDQEFAELAKGFNTFMENLQHQIIESKSISDQILSGTQITAEGARDSASAIQTQLQELEQLATAMHEMSVTATEVANNAQGAASAAKEADEATVQGSSIVSESTETINLLSDSIDQAVEEVQGLESATANIETILKVINDIADQTNLLALNAAIEAARAGESGRGFAVVADEVRTLAQRTQESTTEIRSMIEQLQSGASSVASAMHQSKGSAVEAVEKAEHANDALQRIRDAIQRISDMNLQIASAAEEQSLVAEEINNNTVNIKDLSTQVADSANRTNDAMQAQHEDVRKQDEILNRFTV; encoded by the coding sequence ATGAAATTCAGACATAAGGTTGTCACCGCCTCTTCTATTTTATTGCTTGTGACTGTGGCGTTGCTGTCGACACAACAAGTTATGACCATCCATTCACAGATCGAAGAAAACATCGATACCAGCGTGAGTGAGATCCTATCCAGTGTGGGGGACACGGTAGAATCGGAATTGAACGCTAAGAAAGAACTCGCTCAATCCATGACTGAGATTCTTGAAATTAACCCAAGCGACCACGATTACGTGAAAGATGTGCTAGAGAAACCAATGCCAAAATCAAGCTTCTTGGCCATAGGTTATGCTTACGACAGCAACGGATTCGTGATTGAGAACGACGACGGTTGGGAAGCCGGCCCTGATTACGATCCTCGTGTTCGCCCTTGGTTTGTATCAGCAAAAGCAGAAAACAAGCTTGTTGTCACCGCTCCTTACGTGGATGCTTCTTCTAAGAAAGTGATCATCTCTATCGGTACTCCAGTGCGCGAAGCTGGCCAGTTTCTCGCAGCCATGTTTTACGATATGGAGCTAACCACCCTTTCTGACTTGGTTAACCAAGTAAACCTATTTGATGCGGGTTACCTTTTCCTTGTAACGGCAGATGGCACGACGATCGCGCACCCAGAAGCCAAATACAACGGCGAGAAACTATCAAGCTACCTACCACAAGTAGAGCTAGCACCAGGAGCTCAACACATAGAGATGAACGGCGACAAATTCATGGTCAGCCTAACCCACATTCCAAGTGAAAACTGGTATGTAGGTGCAATTGTTGATGAGAGCATTGCGTATGCTGCAGTAGGTAAGCTGCGTAATAGCGCAATCATCTACTCATTGATTGCTGTGATTGCCTCTATTATCGCGCTGACTATCCTTATCCGTACATTGATGCGCCCTCTTGATGAGCTAAACACCGCAATCCAAGCTGTAGCATCAGGCAAAGGCGATTTGACGCAGCGCTTGGATACCAACACAGATCAAGAATTCGCTGAGCTGGCAAAAGGTTTCAACACCTTTATGGAGAACTTGCAGCATCAAATCATCGAATCGAAGAGCATTTCCGACCAGATCCTAAGTGGTACGCAAATTACCGCTGAAGGCGCTCGTGATTCTGCTTCTGCAATTCAAACTCAGCTGCAAGAGCTTGAACAGTTGGCGACAGCAATGCACGAGATGTCGGTAACGGCAACAGAGGTTGCCAACAACGCACAAGGTGCAGCAAGTGCAGCGAAAGAAGCGGACGAAGCGACAGTGCAAGGTTCTTCTATCGTGAGTGAATCTACAGAGACGATTAACCTGCTTTCAGACAGCATCGATCAAGCAGTTGAGGAAGTGCAAGGTCTTGAGTCAGCAACGGCAAATATCGAAACGATTCTAAAAGTAATCAACGACATCGCAGACCAAACTAACCTACTGGCACTGAACGCAGCAATCGAGGCAGCCCGTGCGGGAGAATCTGGTCGTGGCTTTGCCGTTGTAGCGGATGAAGTTCGTACACTGGCGCAACGTACTCAAGAATCTACTACAGAAATCCGTAGCATGATTGAGCAGCTTCAATCTGGTGCTTCTTCTGTTGCAAGTGCTATGCACCAGAGCAAAGGCAGTGCAGTCGAAGCGGTAGAGAAAGCAGAGCACGCCAATGACGCTCTACAACGTATCCGCGATGCGATTCAACGTATCTCTGATATGAACCTACAAATTGCGTCAGCAGCAGAAGAACAAAGCTTGGTAGCAGAAGAAATCAACAACAACACGGTTAACATTAAAGATCTGTCGACCCAAGTTGCTGATTCAGCGAACCGCACCAACGATGCAATGCAAGCCCAACATGAAGACGTTCGTAAACAAGACGAGATTCTAAACCGCTTTACGGTCTAA
- a CDS encoding helix-turn-helix domain-containing protein has product MQVDPLIEVLIKRRKMKGVSREQMAKVAGMSEKTYQRIERGESDLKLSQYRSILRALNLTDLDIALDARGVGNISANDVASAARLLSPEAQSMLTKLIFLVLEQKTNEGKSLKKT; this is encoded by the coding sequence ATGCAAGTAGACCCATTAATTGAAGTCCTTATAAAGCGACGCAAAATGAAAGGCGTCTCACGCGAGCAAATGGCTAAAGTCGCAGGAATGAGCGAAAAGACTTATCAAAGAATTGAGAGAGGCGAGTCGGATTTAAAGCTTTCGCAATATCGTTCCATATTACGTGCTCTCAACCTGACCGATTTAGATATTGCCCTTGATGCCAGAGGCGTCGGGAATATCTCCGCAAATGATGTTGCTTCAGCAGCACGACTGCTATCACCAGAGGCGCAATCCATGCTGACAAAACTCATTTTCTTGGTGCTAGAGCAGAAAACCAACGAAGGCAAAAGCCTCAAAAAAACATAA
- the fhuB gene encoding Fe(3+)-hydroxamate ABC transporter permease FhuB: MITITPTADSSAIKSAVFIAIAVLTIGLLLQYTAPYSQGLGLIWDTIFAYDASNYQHIITNLTYLPRLTVAVVCGFALAVAGCVMQFVLRNPIASPTTLGVAAGAELGMVLGILLLPTGLAFPSFIPAFIGGCLATGLVFLLSSTRGYSPLHMVLSGMVVSLFLGSLNTMLLMLHEQKLTSLFVWGAGVLNQNDWSSTQVLIPLVSLPTFLLLLLQRPLSSLQFGDNVATSLGVNIKQIKLLCLSLSIFITAAVVSEVGIIGFVGIVAPAISRMLGVRSLAKQILSSGLIGGGILLLVDLLIQPFSGVGGELLPTGAMTALLGAPFLLWLLQRTKLHSELKTRSEYVENFKHVSTSKVLIAMALILFLVCAVAITLGKNQQDWSFDLDQSLLDLRLPRVQVALLAGIGLAFAGTIIQRISNNPMASPEVLGISSGAALALVLGTLIGGAIGREQQMLLGTIGAASVTAVVWLMGRKHNFAPTQTLLTGIALSAGLDALLRISMSSGNDNATALLTWLSGSTYLVAQCDVMLLAIGVTIVGAFAIALNRWIELIGLGEVTTTSLGMNTTFVRLVLLLVVAALTTLCTIVIGPLSFIGLLAPHMARSLHQYKATPQMLTAALLGAIIMVVADWIGRTLWFPWQFPAGLLASLIGGGYFLFLMRR, translated from the coding sequence ATGATAACAATCACGCCAACCGCCGATTCGTCAGCAATAAAATCAGCAGTGTTCATCGCCATTGCTGTTTTGACTATCGGTTTATTGCTTCAATACACTGCGCCGTATTCGCAAGGACTTGGGCTCATTTGGGATACGATTTTTGCTTACGATGCATCAAACTATCAGCACATCATCACCAACCTCACTTATCTGCCGCGCCTCACCGTTGCGGTTGTTTGTGGATTTGCTCTTGCTGTGGCTGGATGTGTAATGCAGTTTGTATTGCGTAACCCGATCGCTTCTCCAACCACATTAGGAGTCGCTGCCGGTGCAGAGTTGGGAATGGTATTGGGAATTCTTCTGTTACCTACAGGCCTAGCATTTCCAAGTTTCATTCCCGCGTTTATCGGCGGATGTCTCGCTACAGGACTGGTATTTCTGTTGAGTTCAACTCGCGGATACTCCCCTTTGCATATGGTACTTTCTGGGATGGTAGTGAGCTTATTCCTTGGTTCGCTCAACACCATGCTACTCATGCTACATGAGCAGAAATTGACGAGCTTGTTTGTTTGGGGAGCCGGCGTTTTAAACCAAAATGACTGGTCAAGCACCCAAGTCCTCATCCCTTTGGTTAGCCTGCCAACGTTTTTACTATTGCTGCTGCAACGTCCGCTGTCTTCGCTGCAATTTGGCGACAACGTGGCAACATCTCTTGGTGTAAACATTAAGCAAATCAAATTACTTTGCTTGTCACTATCGATTTTCATCACCGCTGCGGTAGTCAGTGAGGTGGGTATTATTGGGTTTGTTGGTATTGTCGCCCCAGCTATTTCACGCATGCTTGGCGTGCGCTCTCTCGCTAAACAAATCCTCTCCAGCGGCTTAATCGGAGGTGGGATTTTGTTGTTGGTTGACCTGCTGATTCAGCCATTTTCTGGTGTCGGTGGAGAGTTACTACCAACAGGCGCCATGACGGCATTACTGGGCGCGCCATTTTTATTGTGGTTACTGCAACGAACCAAGTTACATTCGGAGCTAAAAACACGAAGTGAGTATGTCGAAAACTTCAAGCATGTCTCAACCTCAAAAGTTCTTATCGCCATGGCGCTCATCCTATTTTTGGTCTGTGCCGTAGCGATTACATTGGGTAAAAACCAACAAGATTGGAGCTTTGATTTAGACCAGTCCTTGCTTGATTTGCGCTTGCCTCGAGTACAAGTTGCCTTGTTGGCCGGTATCGGGCTCGCGTTTGCCGGTACGATAATCCAACGCATATCAAATAACCCTATGGCTAGCCCAGAAGTGCTGGGCATAAGCTCTGGTGCAGCTTTGGCATTGGTACTTGGAACCCTAATTGGCGGCGCAATCGGTAGAGAGCAACAGATGTTACTTGGTACCATCGGGGCTGCATCGGTGACGGCAGTTGTCTGGCTTATGGGCAGAAAACACAACTTCGCCCCTACCCAAACATTGCTTACCGGTATTGCGCTAAGCGCAGGGTTAGATGCACTATTGAGAATTTCGATGAGCTCTGGCAACGACAATGCCACGGCGTTATTGACCTGGCTATCTGGCTCAACTTACCTAGTGGCACAATGTGACGTGATGCTACTAGCGATCGGGGTAACCATCGTTGGTGCATTCGCGATTGCATTGAATCGCTGGATAGAATTAATTGGCTTAGGTGAAGTCACTACCACCAGCTTGGGAATGAACACCACGTTTGTCCGTTTGGTACTGCTTCTGGTAGTTGCTGCGCTGACCACGCTTTGCACGATCGTTATCGGTCCACTGAGTTTTATTGGTCTGTTGGCGCCACACATGGCAAGATCACTTCACCAGTACAAAGCGACTCCACAAATGCTGACCGCGGCACTTTTGGGTGCAATCATCATGGTAGTTGCCGACTGGATCGGTCGCACTTTGTGGTTCCCTTGGCAATTCCCGGCGGGCTTATTAGCGTCGTTAATCGGTGGAGGTTACTTCCTGTTCTTGATGAGGCGCTAA